A region from the Manihot esculenta cultivar AM560-2 chromosome 13, M.esculenta_v8, whole genome shotgun sequence genome encodes:
- the LOC110629150 gene encoding annexin B11 has translation MASSKTFLFIGVAFAVLLLISYDVSAHESVGMAQAQESATVDINSFPTGKGHRHGHGHGRGHGHKHRHSHGYGKKGHGHKHGYGGGKTKAMEEVEAGN, from the exons ATGGCCAGCTCTAAGACCTTCCTTTTTATTGGAGTTGCCTTTGCTGTTCTTCTTCTCATCTCTTATGATGTCTCTGCTCATGAATCTGTTGGGATGGCTCAAGCTC AGGAGAGTGCAACAGTAGATATAAACAGCTTTCCGACCGGAAAAGGACATAGACATGGGCATGGGCATGGACGCGGACACGGACACAAACATAGACATAGTCATGGCTACGGTAAGAAAGGGCATGGTCACAAGCACGGGTATGGCGGTGGCAAGACAAAAGCAATGGAGGAAGTTGAGGCTGGAAATTAA
- the LOC110630411 gene encoding mitochondrial uncoupling protein 5: MGLKGFVEGGIASMVAGCSTHPLDLIKVRMQLQGETHATNPAAGAQTLRPALTFHTTTPVPQQPLPTSAPRAGPIAVGVRILQQEGVAALFSGVSATMLRQTLYSTTRMGLYDMLKQKWTDPHTKTMPLTSKIGAGLIAGGIGAAVGNPADVAMVRMQADGRLPAAQRRNYKSVIDAITRMSKQEGVTSLWRGSSLTVNRAMLVTASQLASYDQFKETILKKELMRDGFGTHVTASFAAGFVAAVVTNPVDVIKTRVMNMKVEAGEAPPYAGALDCAVKTVKAEGPIALYKGFIPTISRQGPFTIVLFVTLEQVRKLLKDF, encoded by the coding sequence ATGGGCCTCAAAGGTTTTGTTGAAGGAGGCATAGCTTCAATGGTTGCTGGGTGCTCTACCCACCCTCTTGACCTCATTAAGGTCCGCATGCAACTCCAAGGAGAAACCCATGCGACGAATCCTGCCGCCGGCGCCCAAACGCTCCGCCCGGCTTTGACTTTCCACACCACCACTCCTGTGCCTCAACAACCATTACCCACTTCAGCACCTCGTGCGGGTCCTATTGCCGTCGGTGTCCGCATTCTCCAGCAAGAAGGTGTGGCTGCTCTTTTCTCAGGCGTTTCTGCCACCATGCTCCGCCAGACGCTCTATTCCACCACCCGAATGGGACTCTACGACATGTTAAAGCAGAAATGGACTGATCCCCACACCAAAACCATGCCTTTAACGAGCAAGATTGGTGCTGGACTTATAGCCGGTGGTATCGGTGCTGCCGTTGGCAACCCCGCAGACGTTGCAATGGTCCGCATGCAAGCAGACGGACGTCTTCCAGCAGCTCAGCGCCGGAACTACAAGAGCGTCATCGACGCAATCACTCGCATGTCAAAGCAAGAAGGCGTTACAAGCCTGTGGCGTGGCTCATCGCTGACGGTGAACCGAGCCATGCTGGTGACAGCATCTCAGCTAGCATCATACGATCAATTCAAGGAAACGATCCTGAAAAAAGAGTTGATGCGTGATGGGTTCGGCACCCATGTGACAGCGAGTTTCGCGGCAGGGTTCGTGGCGGCGGTAGTGACGAACCCGGTGGACGTGATAAAGACAAGAGTGATGAACATGAAGGTGGAGGCAGGGGAGGCGCCACCGTATGCAGGGGCATTGGATTGCGCAGTGAAGACGGTGAAGGCGGAGGGGCCGATTGCGCTGTACAAGGGATTTATACCAACGATTTCAAGGCAAGGGCCATTCACGATTGTGCTGTTTGTGACATTAGAACAAGTCAGAAAGCTGCTCAAGGATTTCTGA